Below is a genomic region from Chitinophagaceae bacterium.
ATAAAGGACTTTCCTGCAATGGAAGGCACCACTAAAATAGGAATTCATCTGAGACACGGAACTATAAGTATCCGAAAAGCCGTTTTGATAGGTAAAAATAGAAATGAAGCGTGGCTGAATGAATTGATTTGGAGAGAGTTTTATATAATGATACTTTATAATTTCCCTTATGTGGCAAAAAAATCTTTTCAACCCCAATACGAACATATACAATGGCTTCCAAACCAAGAACATTTTGAAAGATGGTGTAAAGGAGAAACGGGATACCCACTAGTAGATGCGGGGATGCGTGAATTGAACAATACGGGATTTATGCACAACAGAGTAAGGATGGTGGTAGCAAGTTTTTTAACGAAGCATTTGCTCATAGACTGGCGATTGGGAGAGAGTTATTTTGCAGAAAAACTTTTGGACTTTGATCTGGCAAATAACAATGGAGGATGGCAATGGTCAGCAAGTACAGGATGTGATGCACAGCCCTATTTTCGCATTTTTAACCCTAATATTCAAGCTCAAAGGTTTGATAAAAATTTTGTTTATATAAAAAAATGGGTTACCGAAGTATATTCTCACAAATATCCTAAACCTCTTATTGATGATACCTTTGCCCGAAAGAGAGCCGTAGAAGTATTTTCTAAAATTAAAAAAGTGTGAGTTTTCAAAAGAATACATTAAAAACAGTAGAAAAATGAAAAAGAAATATAAAAAGAAATGTAATAAGATGACAAAAATGTATTTCTTTGTATTATAATTCTGAAAAGTACTGAAAGTTTTTTTGGATTTTCTTATAATTCTTAATATTGTTATTTTATTCATATACTTCTTAGATATATAAGTTTATATAAGGGCTGTTGTAGATAAATAGTTACAAATAAAGATAAAATAATTAAAAACTTCAAAATGAATGAAATTAAATATAAAACAGCAAATTTGAAAGACATTCCTCAAATTCAAAAACTATTGAACAAATATCAATTACCTTATGAAGACGTTATTACTTCAAAGGTACTTTTTATTATTGCTTTGGCAAACGGACAGATTATTGGGTGTATAGGAATGGAAAAAAAAGAGAATAACGGATTACTTCGTTCTTTTGTAGTTGAGGAAAGATTTCAAAAACAGGGTGTAGGCAATGAACTTTTTAAGATATCTTTAGATGAAGCACGAAAAGAAAAAACTAAAGTGATGCATTTATTGACCACAACAGCAGAAACATATTTTTGTAAAAAGGGATTTGTAAAGACAAACCGAAATGAAGCA
It encodes:
- a CDS encoding deoxyribodipyrimidine photo-lyase, yielding MNAINIFWFRRDLRFDDNTGLSVASQKNTPLLCIFIFDTNILQSLPHKADARVQFIHTSLLTLKQKLVGQGSDLYILYGTPQESFRTLLEKFTIENVFCNEDYEPYALQRDTQIQGLLQAKNISFFSFKDHVIFHKNEILNDNTLPYKVFTPYKKRWIQTLQNNPLQLYPDVLQNTRFLPINSLWFPSLENIGFVPSPITIPPLKIDEEKIKIYDTIKDFPAMEGTTKIGIHLRHGTISIRKAVLIGKNRNEAWLNELIWREFYIMILYNFPYVAKKSFQPQYEHIQWLPNQEHFERWCKGETGYPLVDAGMRELNNTGFMHNRVRMVVASFLTKHLLIDWRLGESYFAEKLLDFDLANNNGGWQWSASTGCDAQPYFRIFNPNIQAQRFDKNFVYIKKWVTEVYSHKYPKPLIDDTFARKRAVEVFSKIKKV
- the arsN2 gene encoding arsenic resistance N-acetyltransferase ArsN2 → MNEIKYKTANLKDIPQIQKLLNKYQLPYEDVITSKVLFIIALANGQIIGCIGMEKKENNGLLRSFVVEERFQKQGVGNELFKISLDEARKEKTKVMHLLTTTAETYFCKKGFVKTNRNEAPKDIKETAEFSKLCPSSSVYMNLDLHNINNY